The region GTGATGGCGATGTCGCTGTGGGATTTGCGGGGGTGGTCATGAGTCTGTTGTGGGCTTTGCTGCAAGAGATGCTGCTGGCGGCGGTGCCGGCGCTGGGTTTCGCTATGCTGTTCAACGTGCCGCTGCGCGCGCTGCGCTACTGCGCTCTGCTCGGCGCGGCAGGCCGGGGCTCGCGCATGCTGATGATCCATGCGGGCATGAACATCGAATGGGCGTCTTTTCTGGCGGCGATTTTAATCGGCATGATCGGTATTTACTGGTCGCGTTGGTTGTTGGCGCACCCGAAAGTGTTTACCGTGGCGGCGGTGATCCCGATGTTCCCGGGCATCTCCGCTTATACCGCGATGATCACCGTGGTGGAGATTTCGCACCTGGGTTACAGCGAGGCGCTGATGGCTACCATGATGACCCATTTTCTCAAGGCGTGTTTTATCGTTGGCGCGTTATCGATAGGGCTGTCATTGCCGGGGTTGTGGCTGTATAGAAAACGTCCTGGGGTATAAAATCCGAGGGTCGTAAACGCGGGTTATTAGATATGCTGATAAGAGCTATCTTATATATTCATCTTGCTTGATTAGCCTATCGACGGCAGATAGGCCTTTACGTATAGTGTGAGCAATTTTGCTGCCTACACAGGGTTTAACAATGATTATCAGCCTGATCGCTGCCTTGGCGGCGGATCGCGTTATTGGCATGGAAAACGCCATGCCGTGGCACCTGCCGGCGGACTTAGCGTGGTTTAAACGTAACACGCTGAATAAACCGGTTATTATGGGCCGTAAAACGTTCGAGTCCATTGGTCGTCCGCTGCCGGGCCGCCATAACATCGTTTTAAGCAGCCGTCCCGGCAGTGAAACCGGGGTGACCTGGGCCACGTCTCTGGACGAAGCGCTGGCTGCGGCCGGTGATGTCGAAGAAGTGATGGTCATGGGCGGTGGGCATATCTACACCCAGTTCCTGGCCCGTGCTGACCGCATGTATCTGACGCATATCGACGCCGAAGTCGGCGGCGACACCCATTTCCCGGACTATGAGCCGGACGAGTGGGAAACTTCGTTCAGCGAATTCCATGACGCTGACGAACTGAACTCTCACAGCTACTGCTTTGAGATTTTAGAGCGCCGTTGATTTTCGGGCGTTAGTCACCTCCTCCCAAAGGGCACAAGAGATTGTGCCCTTTGTCGTTTTCGCACCCTTTGGTCGTAACATTTCCGTCACACTTCCTGATTAGTATGAAGCTCAACTTCGAGCGCCCGGCAACTCTGGTGAATCTTGATCGCGGCGCCATTAAAAAAGGAAATGAGACCATGACGAGCAAAATTGAGCAATTAGACGCCGACCGCCTGACCGATCCCACCCGTCGTAAACTGCTGCTCGGCAGCGCGGGCGCCGTGGGCCTGGCGGGTTTCCTTGGCGGCGGCATCTGGACGGTTTCCGCCGAGGCGCTGGCCGAGGATTTGCCACCGAACAAACTGCTGGGCTTTAAAGGCATTGCGGCCTCCACTGCGGATGAGGTGGTGATCGCGCCGGGGTATCGCGCCGAGGTGCTGATCTCCTGGGGGGAGCCGTTGGTGGAGGGCGCCGCCGCGTTTGACCCCCAGGGCAACAACAGCGCTGCCGATCAGGAAAAACAGTTTGGCGACAACAATGACGGCATGAGCTTCTTCCCGATTGATGACAATCACGGCGTGATGGCCATCAACAACGAATACGTTAACGAGCAATATCTGTTCGCCCACGGCGGCAGCAAGGCCACCAGCCTGGAGGACGTACGTAAATCCCAGGCGGCGCACGGCGTTTCCATCGTGGCGGTGAAGCGCGCCGGGGATAGCCAACGCTGGGAGGTGGAGCGCCCTTCGCGCTATAACCGCCGTATCACCGCCAACACCGAGATGCAGTTCAGCGGCCCGGCCGCCGGTCATCCGCTGCTGCAAACCGCGGCCGATCCCAGCGGACGCAAGGTGCTGGGCACTTTCGGCAACTGCGCCAACGGCAAAACTCCCTGGGGCACCTATCTGACCTGCGAAGAGAATTTCGATACCTATTTCGGTACCCACCAGGCCGATTACAAGACCACGGCGGAACAGAAGCGCTATACGCTGAAGGTCAGCGAACCCGAGCGCAACTGGCCGGACTATGACGAGCGTTTTGACGTGGCGAAGAACCCGAACGAATTCAACCGCCACGGTTGGATCGTCGAAATCGACCCGATGAACCCCACGTCAACGCCAATCAAACACACTGCGCTGGGCCGCTTCAAGCATGAAAATGCCGCAGTGACCGTTGCCAAAGACGGGCGTCTGGTGGTGTACATGGGCGACGACGAGCGTGGCGAGCATATCTATAAGTATGTCTCCAGGGGCCTGGTCGATATCGCCAATCCGGCCAATAACCGCAGCCTGCTCGATGAAGGCACACTGTATGTGGCGCAGTTTGACGGTGACGCTGCCGGTACGCCGCTGAAGGGGACGGGGCGCTGGATTGCGCTGGAGTTCGGCAAAAACGGCCTGACGCCGGAAAACGGCTTCCGCGATGAGGCGGAGGTGTTGATCTTCGCGCGCAAGGCCGCGGCGCAGGTGGGGGCGACCAAAATGGATCGCCCTGAATGGATCGCCGTGAACCCTCATGACGGGCGCGCTTATTGCACGCTGACCAATAACAGCAAGCGTGGCGAGGAAGGGATGCCGCTGAACGCCGCCAATCCGCGACCGAACAACGTTTACGGCCAGATTATCCGCTGGGATGAGGGCGGCGACGCCACCGCCACCTCTTTTACCTGGGATATTTATGCGCTGTGCGGCAACCCGATCGCGCACCCGGAAGGGGTCAATCGCGGTTCGCCGAATATCACTGCGGATAACACCTTCAACAGCCCGGACGGGCTGGGTTTTGATAAGACGGGGCGCCTGTGGATCCTCACCGACGGCAAGTACAGCAACAAGGGCGATTATGCCGGGCAGGGAAATAACCAAATGCTGGTGGGGGACCCGCTGAGCGGTGAAATCCGCCGCTTTATGGTTGGGCCGAAATCGTGCGAGCTGACCGGCATCACCTTCACGCCGGATTACAAGACGATGTTCGTCAACGTGCAGCACCCAGGGGAAGAAGGCGATTCTCATTTCCCGAACAACAGCCCGCGTCCGCGTTCGTCAGTATTGATGATTACGCGTGAGGATGGCGGGGTGATTGGCGCTTAAGCTTAAAAGCAGAAAAGGCCGGGGCAGCGTCGAACTGCCCCGGTTTTATTATGACGCTGCCAGCGTATTCGCGCCGTCGAGTATGTCGCGGCGGTTCGAAGGTTGAGTGAAGTACTGCTGGTCTTCCCAGCGCAACATGGTCAGATCGCCTCCCCAACAACAGCCGGTATCGAGGCCCACGATGCCCTCTGGCGTGCCTTTACCTTCCAGCGATGCCCAATGACCAAAAATAATGGTGTATTCAGGATCCACTAAACGCGGCAATTCAAACCAGGGTTTCAGCGGCGCAGGGGCAGTGCCCGGCGCATCTTTACAGATCATGTCGAGCTGGCCGTTCGGGAAACAGTAACGCATGCGCGTCAGCGCATTGGTGCTGAAACGCAGGCGCGCCAACCCACTCAGTTCCGGGATCCAATTGTTCGGCATATCGCCGTACATGGCATCCAGGAACAACGGATAGCTGTCGCTGCTCAGTACCGCTTCTACTTCGCGGGCGCACACCTGGGCGGTTTCGATGTCCCACTGTGGCGTGATGCCGGCATGCGCCATCACCAGTTTAAGCTCTTCATCCACCTGCAGCACCGGTTGGCGGCGCAGCCAGTTGATCAGCTCATCGGCGTCCGGGGCTTCCAGCAGTGGGGTGATGCGGTCTTTGGGTTTGTTGCGGCTAATGCCGGCATAGACGGCCAGCAAATGCAGATCGTGGTTGCCCAACACCATGCGCACTGCAGGGCCGAGCGAACGCACGTAGCGCAATACGTCCAGAGAACCGGGGCCACGGGCGACCAGATCGCCGGTCAGCCACAGCCGATCGTTTTGCGGATCGAAGGCAGCCTGAGCCAATAGCGACTGCAGTTCATCAAAACAGCCATGAACGTCGCCGATAAGATATGTCGACATAGTTAGTGAATCAGCGTTGGGATAGCTAAGCGGAACACGGGAATAGCGGTGCGGAACGGTTGACCCTGATGATCAACCATTTCGTAATGGCCTTCCATGGTGCCCAGCGGCGTTTCAAGGATCGCGCCGCTGGTATATTGGAATTCGCCGCCGGGCTGGATGAGCGGCTGTTCGCCGACCACGCCTTCGCCCTGAACTTCGGTTTGGCGGCCATTGGCGTTGGTGATTAGCCAATAACGACCCAGCAGCTGCACGTTGAAACGCCCCAGGTTGCGGATGGTGATGGTATAAGCGAAGACGTAACGTTCTTCTTCAGGTATCGACTGTGATTCCACGTAGATACTTTGTACCTGAATACATACACGGGGCGAATCAATCATAACCACTACTCCTTATTGCTGCGGCGCGGGGTTGGCTGAAAGCCAGTTAGCCAGCTTACAGTATTGCGCCACAGAAATATTCTCTGCTCTTAACGCCGGATCGACACCCAATTCCGTCAACTGCTCTGGGGTGAACAGATCGCCCAGGCTGTTGCGAACGGTTTTCCGGCGTTGGTTGAATGCCTGAGTTGCAATGCGGCTCAGCATACGCACGTCGCCCACCGGGTTCGGGTTCACCTGGTGCGGCACCAGACGTACCACGGCGGAGTCCACTTTCGGCGCCGGCGTGAACGAGGTTGGTGGCACTTCCAGCACCGGGATCACGTTGCAGTAGTACTGCGCCATCACGGTCAAACGCCCGTAGGCTTTGCTGTTCGGGCCGGCAACCAGGCGGTTGACTACCTCTTTTTGCAACATAAAGTGCATGTCGCGAATGGCCTGAGTATAGCTGAAAAGGTGGAACATCAGCGGCGTCGAAATGTTATACGGCAGGTTGCCAAACACGCGCAGCGGTTGGCCGGCCTGCTCGGCCATTTCGGCGAAATTCACCGTCATGGCATCTTGCTGGTGAATGGTCAGTTTGTCTTTCAGCTGCGGGTGGTTTGCCAGGCGGGCCGCCAGATCGCGGTCCAGCTCAATCACCGTCATGCGGTCCATGCGTGCGCCGACCGGCTCGGTCAGTGCGCCCAGGCCGGGGCCGATCTCAACCACCGCTTCGCCCGGCTGCGGGTGAATGGCGGAGACGATGCTATCGATGACAAACTGATCGGTTAAAAAGTTTTGTCCAAAGCGTTTGCGGGCAAAGTGCCCTTGGTGGACTCTGTTATTCATTACAATTAATTATCATTTTAATGGCGAGATTCAAGGCCGTTTTGAAACTGCCCGCATCGGCGGTGCCGGTGCCGGCCAGTTCCAGAGCGGTACCGTGGTCGACCGAGGTACGAATAAAAGGCAAACCGAGGGTGATATTTACCGCCCGGCCGAACCCTTGGTATTTTAGCACCGGCAGACCCTGATCGTGATACATCGCCAGCACCGCATCGGCATGTTGCAGATACTTGGGCTGGAACAGGGTGTCCGCCGGCAGCGGGCCGATAAGAACGATGCCTTCCTCGCGCAACGCATCGAGCGCCGGGATGATGGTATCGATCTCTTCGCGCCCCATATGGCCGCCTTCCCCCGCGTGCGGGTTCAATCCGCAGACATAAATCTGCGGCTGGGCGATGCCAAATTTGGTTTTCAAATCGTGGTCGAGGATGCGAATGACTTCGAACAGGCTTTGACGAGTGATGGCGCCAGGCACCGCCAACAACGGCAGGTGAGTGGTCGCCAGCGCCACGCGCAGTTCTTCGGTTGCCAGCATCATCACTACGCGATCGCAACCGCTGCGATCGGCAAAGAATTCGGTATGGCCGATAAAGGGCACGCCGGCGTCGTTGATCACGCCTTTGTTCACCGGGCCGGTGATCAGCGCGGCGAACTCACCGTTCAGGCAACCGTCGCAGGCGCGTGCCAGGGTTTCCACCACGTAGGCGCTGTTGCCCACGTTCAGCTCGCCCGCCACCACCGCATGAGCGGTAGCGACCGGCAGCACCGTCAGGGTCCCTGCGCGCTGCGGCTGGGCGGGTTGGCCCGCCTGATAGTCGCGAAGCTGCAACGGCAGGTTCAACTGCCGGGCGCGCTCAAGCAACAAGGCCGGATCCGCGCACACCACCAGCTCAACAGGCCAATCCTGTTGCGCCAGCGCTGCCACTAAATCCGGCCCAACCCCGGCGGGTTCGCCGGGGGTGATGACTATGCGATTATTGTTGTGCATTACCGTCAAGGATCTTCACGTAAGCCTGAGCACGTTGTTCCTGCATCCAGGTCTGCGCTTCTTCAGCAAACTTGCGGTTGAACAGCATGCGGTAAGCGCGATCTTTCTGCGCAGCGTCGGTTTTGTCCACCTGACGCGTATCCAGCAACTGAATCAGGTGCCAGCCGAAGGACGAGTGAACCGGTTGGCTGACTTCGCCTTTGCTCAGTTTCATCAACGCATCGCGGAAGGCCGGATCGTAAATGTCCGGAGAAGCCCAGCCCAGATCGCCGCCCTGCAGTGCAGAACCCGGATCCTGAGAAAGCTGTTTGGCTTCGTCGGCAAACTTGGCGGTGCCGCTCTTGATCGCTTCGGCTACCGCCAGCAATTTGGCGCGCGCCTGATCGTCGGTCAGTACCACGGAAGGCTTCAGCAGGATATGGCGTGCATGAACCTCGGTCACGGATACGGACTGGTTGGCACCGCGGATATCATTCACTTTCAGAATGTGGAAACCGACGCCGGAGCGGATTGGGCCGACCACGTCGCCTTTTTTGGCGTTAACCAGTCTTTCGGCAAACAGGGTAGGGATTTCCTGCAGCTTGCCCCAGCCCATGTTGCCGCCTTTCAGCGCCTGGGAGTCGGCAGAATAGGAGATCGCCAGCTTGCCGAAATCGGCGCCGCCGTTGATTTCACCCATCAGCTTTTTGGCCATGGCTTCCGCTTCGTCAACCTGCTGCTGCGACG is a window of Serratia plymuthica DNA encoding:
- the pdxA gene encoding 4-hydroxythreonine-4-phosphate dehydrogenase PdxA, with amino-acid sequence MHNNNRIVITPGEPAGVGPDLVAALAQQDWPVELVVCADPALLLERARQLNLPLQLRDYQAGQPAQPQRAGTLTVLPVATAHAVVAGELNVGNSAYVVETLARACDGCLNGEFAALITGPVNKGVINDAGVPFIGHTEFFADRSGCDRVVMMLATEELRVALATTHLPLLAVPGAITRQSLFEVIRILDHDLKTKFGIAQPQIYVCGLNPHAGEGGHMGREEIDTIIPALDALREEGIVLIGPLPADTLFQPKYLQHADAVLAMYHDQGLPVLKYQGFGRAVNITLGLPFIRTSVDHGTALELAGTGTADAGSFKTALNLAIKMIINCNE
- the apaG gene encoding Co2+/Mg2+ efflux protein ApaG — encoded protein: MIDSPRVCIQVQSIYVESQSIPEEERYVFAYTITIRNLGRFNVQLLGRYWLITNANGRQTEVQGEGVVGEQPLIQPGGEFQYTSGAILETPLGTMEGHYEMVDHQGQPFRTAIPVFRLAIPTLIH
- a CDS encoding threonine/serine exporter, which translates into the protein MSLLWALLQEMLLAAVPALGFAMLFNVPLRALRYCALLGAAGRGSRMLMIHAGMNIEWASFLAAILIGMIGIYWSRWLLAHPKVFTVAAVIPMFPGISAYTAMITVVEISHLGYSEALMATMMTHFLKACFIVGALSIGLSLPGLWLYRKRPGV
- the folA gene encoding type 3 dihydrofolate reductase, with amino-acid sequence MIISLIAALAADRVIGMENAMPWHLPADLAWFKRNTLNKPVIMGRKTFESIGRPLPGRHNIVLSSRPGSETGVTWATSLDEALAAAGDVEEVMVMGGGHIYTQFLARADRMYLTHIDAEVGGDTHFPDYEPDEWETSFSEFHDADELNSHSYCFEILERR
- the apaH gene encoding bis(5'-nucleosyl)-tetraphosphatase (symmetrical) ApaH; the protein is MSTYLIGDVHGCFDELQSLLAQAAFDPQNDRLWLTGDLVARGPGSLDVLRYVRSLGPAVRMVLGNHDLHLLAVYAGISRNKPKDRITPLLEAPDADELINWLRRQPVLQVDEELKLVMAHAGITPQWDIETAQVCAREVEAVLSSDSYPLFLDAMYGDMPNNWIPELSGLARLRFSTNALTRMRYCFPNGQLDMICKDAPGTAPAPLKPWFELPRLVDPEYTIIFGHWASLEGKGTPEGIVGLDTGCCWGGDLTMLRWEDQQYFTQPSNRRDILDGANTLAAS
- a CDS encoding PhoX family protein, which codes for MTSKIEQLDADRLTDPTRRKLLLGSAGAVGLAGFLGGGIWTVSAEALAEDLPPNKLLGFKGIAASTADEVVIAPGYRAEVLISWGEPLVEGAAAFDPQGNNSAADQEKQFGDNNDGMSFFPIDDNHGVMAINNEYVNEQYLFAHGGSKATSLEDVRKSQAAHGVSIVAVKRAGDSQRWEVERPSRYNRRITANTEMQFSGPAAGHPLLQTAADPSGRKVLGTFGNCANGKTPWGTYLTCEENFDTYFGTHQADYKTTAEQKRYTLKVSEPERNWPDYDERFDVAKNPNEFNRHGWIVEIDPMNPTSTPIKHTALGRFKHENAAVTVAKDGRLVVYMGDDERGEHIYKYVSRGLVDIANPANNRSLLDEGTLYVAQFDGDAAGTPLKGTGRWIALEFGKNGLTPENGFRDEAEVLIFARKAAAQVGATKMDRPEWIAVNPHDGRAYCTLTNNSKRGEEGMPLNAANPRPNNVYGQIIRWDEGGDATATSFTWDIYALCGNPIAHPEGVNRGSPNITADNTFNSPDGLGFDKTGRLWILTDGKYSNKGDYAGQGNNQMLVGDPLSGEIRRFMVGPKSCELTGITFTPDYKTMFVNVQHPGEEGDSHFPNNSPRPRSSVLMITREDGGVIGA
- the rsmA gene encoding 16S rRNA (adenine(1518)-N(6)/adenine(1519)-N(6))-dimethyltransferase RsmA; the encoded protein is MNNRVHQGHFARKRFGQNFLTDQFVIDSIVSAIHPQPGEAVVEIGPGLGALTEPVGARMDRMTVIELDRDLAARLANHPQLKDKLTIHQQDAMTVNFAEMAEQAGQPLRVFGNLPYNISTPLMFHLFSYTQAIRDMHFMLQKEVVNRLVAGPNSKAYGRLTVMAQYYCNVIPVLEVPPTSFTPAPKVDSAVVRLVPHQVNPNPVGDVRMLSRIATQAFNQRRKTVRNSLGDLFTPEQLTELGVDPALRAENISVAQYCKLANWLSANPAPQQ
- the surA gene encoding peptidylprolyl isomerase SurA encodes the protein MKNWRTLILGLVVCANTAFAAPQEVDKVAAVVDNGVVLESDVSSLLQSVKLNAQQAGQQLPDDNTLRHQILERLIMDNIQLQMAKKMGIAVSDADLDKAIGNIAAQNKMSIDQMRSRLAYEGLNYNTYRSQIRKEMLISEVRNNEVRRRVTILPQEVDALAKQVGAQNGSDTEMNISHILIPLPENPSQQQVDEAEAMAKKLMGEINGGADFGKLAISYSADSQALKGGNMGWGKLQEIPTLFAERLVNAKKGDVVGPIRSGVGFHILKVNDIRGANQSVSVTEVHARHILLKPSVVLTDDQARAKLLAVAEAIKSGTAKFADEAKQLSQDPGSALQGGDLGWASPDIYDPAFRDALMKLSKGEVSQPVHSSFGWHLIQLLDTRQVDKTDAAQKDRAYRMLFNRKFAEEAQTWMQEQRAQAYVKILDGNAQQ